In the Poecile atricapillus isolate bPoeAtr1 chromosome 32 unlocalized genomic scaffold, bPoeAtr1.hap1 SUPER_32_unloc_2, whole genome shotgun sequence genome, ATGACATCACGGGAAGAGCCAGCGACATCACAGGTCGGCTTGATGACATCACGGGAGGACTCGATGACGTCACAGGGCGGCTTGATGACGTCACAGGGAGGCTCAATGACATCACAGGTCGGCTTGATGACATCACGGGAGGACTCGATGACGTCACAGAGTGGCTCGATGATGTCACGCGGCGGTTTGATGACGTCACGTGGCAGTTTGATGACGTCACAGGGCGGCTTGATGACGTCACAGGAAGGCTCGATGACGTCACTTGAAGGCTTGATGACGTCACGGGAGGAGGAGGCCTCGATGACGTCACGTGGTGGTTTGATGACGTCACAGGTCGGTTTGATGACGTCACGTCGCGGATCGATGACGTCACGGCACGCCCCGGCGATGACGTCACGGCGCGCCCCGGCGATGACGTCACGGCGCGCCCCGGCGATGACGTCACCGGCGCGGCCCAGGACGACGCGGGCCGGCCTGAGGAGCTCCCCGCCTACCCTGATGACGTCACCGCCCACCCTGATGACGTCACCGCCCACCCCGATGACGTCACCGCCCCCCGCCCAGCGGAAGGTGGGAGCCCGCAGGATGGCGcggcggggggaggggagactgggaggggactgggggatactgggagcactgggaggggactgggggatactgggaggggcctgggggatactgggagcactgggaggggccTCGGGGGCGGTGGGCGTGGTCAAAGGGGCGCTGggaggggcactgggagcactgggaggggcctgggggttactgggaagggttttggggttactgggagggccctgggggttactgggaggggtctgggggttactgggagcactgggagaggtcTTGGGGATACTGGCAGGGgtctgggggttactgggaaggattttggggttactgggagcactgggagggccCTGGGTGTTACTGGGAGGAGCTTTGGGGTTactgggaagggtctgggggtTACTgagaaggattttggggttactgggagcactgggagggatcCTGAGGTTACTGGGAGGAgtctgggggttactgggaggagctttggggttactgggaagggtctggggattactgggaggggaactggggatactgggaggggtctgggggttactgggagcactgggaggggtcTTGAGGTTACTGGGAGAAATCTTGAGATTACTGGGAGGGGctttggggttactgggagggcCCTGGGcgttactgggagcactgggaggggaactCGGGTTACTGGGAGGAGctttggggttactgggaggggttttggggttactgggaggagatttggggttactgggagggcCCTGGGCGTTactgggaagggtctgggggttactgggagcactgggagggatctgggggttactgggaggagatttggggttactgggaggagttttggggttactgggagggcCCTGGGCATTactgggaagggtctgggggttactgggagcactgggagggattttggggttactgggaggggttttggggttactgggagcactgggagtgtccccagcacccctgggggTTTCCCGGGGATTCCCCACCCCCTCCCGGGGATCCCCGGGCGTCACTTCCGGTGTGGGCGTGTCCGAGAAGCGACGGGGGCGCCTGATTGGCCGAGCCGAGCGGGAGCTGACCAATGGCATCACGACCTGCCTGGAGCCCCGCCCACCCCCCCGGCCACGccccctgctccaaaccccgcCCCGGAAGCGAAGGGGGCGGAGCTTCAGCCGAGGGGGGCGGGgcgatgatgatgatgatgatgatgaggccacgccccccgcgcgagggggggagggggaggagccGGGGGGGAGCCGGGAACctgtggggggaggggagaggaggggtcagggggggaATTccgggggaaatttgggaaattttgggggatttggggaaatttttggggattttgggggaattttgggggaattttgggggatttttgggaattttgggggattttgggggattttgggagattttgggaatttttggggattttgggggaattttgggggattttgggggaattttgggggattttgggaaattttgggacGTTTGGGGGAGTTCTGAGAAATTccggggaattttggggaattttgggggatttggggaaattttgggaaatttttggggattttgggggaattttgggaaattttgagAAATTTGGGCGAGTTCtgagaaatttgggggaattttgggagattttgggaaattttgggggattttgggggaattttggggaattttggaagattttggggaatttgggggaattttgggggattttgggggattttgagaaatttttggggattttgggggagttttgggagatcttgggaaatttgggggaatttggaggaattttggggaattttgggaaatttggggaaatttttggaAGTTTGTGGGAGTTCtgagaaatttgggggatttgagggaattttgggggattttgggggattttgggggaattttgggagatttggggaaattttggggaattttgggggatttggggaaattttggggcgacttttggtggattttggggaattttgggagattttggggagttctgggaaatttggggggaattccaggaaattttgggggaattctgggagattttgggaattttcggggattttgggggaattttgggagattttgggaaattctgacggatttgggggaattttgggaaatctGGGGGATTTgagagaattttgggggattttgggggactTTGAGttgattttggggaatttggggaaatttccagagaattttgggagattctgggaaattctgggaaattttgggggattttcggggatttggaggaattttgggggatttgggggaatttggggagattttgggaaatttttggggattttgggggaattttgaaaaattttgagaaaTTTGGGCGAGTtctgagaattttgggggaatttggggggaattttgggagattttgggaatttttggggattttgggggaattttgggagattttgggaaatttttggggattttgaagaattttgggggattctgggggaattttgggggaattttgagcaattttaggggattttgggggagttttggatttgtttgggaggatctgggggaattttgggagatttggaagcattttgggggaatttctgaggattttagggaattttaggtgattttggggagattttgggtgattttgggggaacTTGAGTTGATctgggggaattttgagggattttggggtaactttggggaattttggaggatttttggtgatttttaggaattttagAAGATTTTgcggtgattttggggtgattttaggtgattttgggggattttagaagatttggggggattttggggtgatttcaggtgattttgggggattttggggtgattttaagtgattttggggtgattttgggtgattttgggggattttgggggtcacTGACCTCTTCGGGAGCGCCGTGGGGGGAGGGGCAtctccagctcctcagggaGGAACCCCCGAAACTCCTCCTGTGAGGGGGGAGGGGTCAGAaatggccacgcccccttttctgtggccacgcccccttttgTGGCCACACCCCTTTCCCTtcactttaaattttaaaatttgcccaaaaaaccaaaatttctaccccaaaaaccccctcaggaccctcaAAACCAATCTAAAATCTCTAAAATCACCCCTAAATTCTCttaaatctccccaaaatccactcaggAGACTCCAAACTCCCtcaggaccccaaaatctccctcaAAATTCACTCAGGACCCTCGAAATTCACCAAAAttccctcagagccccccaaaatccactcaggACCCtgaaaatcctccccaaatccccctcaggaccctgaaaatcccctcaaattccctcaaatcccctcaggaccccaaaaattccctcaggaATCCTTGAAATCCCCCGAAACCTCCTCAGGAACCcctgaaattccccaaaatcctctcagGAACCcctgaaattccccaaaatcctctcagGAACCcctgaaattccccaaaatcctctcaggaacccctcaaatcccctcaggaccccccaaatcccctcagaacctcccaaatccccctcagaaccccaaaaacccatttaaattccccaaattccctcaggacccccccaaatccactcAGAAcctcccaaaccccctcaaattccctcaaattcaccaaaaatctCCTGAGAAACTTCTGAAAttgcccaaaatcccctcagaaaCTCCTCAAATCCCTCTCAGGACCCCTCAAACCCTCtcaggagccccaaaatcccctcaaattcccccaaatcccctcaggaccccccaaaccccctcaggaccccccaaatcccctcaggaccccctaaatcccctcaaatccctctcaggaccccccaaatccctctcaaattccccaaaatcccctcagaaccTCCCAAAccctctcaggaccccccaaaacccctcaggaatcctcaaatcccctcaaatccctctcaggaccccccaaatccgctcaggacaccccaaacccccaaaggaccccctaaaatcccctcaaattcccccaaatctcctcaggaccccccaaatcccctcagaacccctcaaatcccctcacgaacccccaaaaccccctcaggaccccccagatcccctcaaattcccccaaaatcccctcaggccccccccaaatcccctcagaatCCCCCAAATCCGCTCAGAACCCCCGAAAccacctcaaaatccctaaaaccCCCTCAGGGAACgcctcaaatcccccccaaaccctctcaaATCCCCCTCAGGACCCTCAAACCCCCTcagaatcccccaaaacccctgaggatcccccaaatccccccatgAACCCcacaaatcccctcaggacccccccaaaacccctcaggacccctcaaatcctccctcaaattcccccaaatcccctcaggaccccccaaatcccctcagaactccccaaaccccccaagggccccccaaaatcccctcagaatctcccaaatcccctcagaaccccccaaaccccctcacgaacccctcaaatcccctcaggacccccaaaccccctcagaatcccccaaaacccctgaggatcccccaaatccccccatgaaccccccaaaccccccaaggaccccccaaaatcccctcagaatctcccaaatcccctcaggaacccctcaaattccccaaaatcccctcataACCTCCAAAACCCCCTCAAGATCCATCAggacccctcaaatcccctcacGAAACTCTCaaatcccctcagaaccccccaaatcccctcagaaaaccccaaatcccctcagaaaaccccaaatcccctcaggacccctcaggattcccccaaatcccctcaggaccccccaaatcccctcagagccccccaaaccccccaaggaccccctaaaatcccctcagaatctcccaaatcccctcaggaacccctcaaatcccctcaaatcccctctCGAACCCTCCAAATTATCCCagatcccctcaggaccccccaaatcccctcagaatcccccaaatcccctcagaaccccccaaaccccccaaggaccccccaaaatcccctcagaatctcccaaatcccctcagaacccctcaaatcccctcacgaacccctcaaatcccctcagaaccccccaaaccccccaaggaccccctaaaatcccctcagaatctcccaaatcccctcaggacccccaaatcccctcaggaccccccagatcccctcaggaccccccaaatcccctcagaatcccccaaatcccctcaggaccccccaaatcccctcataacctcccaaaccccctcaaGATCCATCAggacccctcaaatcccctcaggaccccccaaatcccctcaaattcccccaaatcccctcaggaccccccaaaatcccctcagaacccctcaaatcccctcagaaaaccccaaaccccctcaggaccccccaaatcccctcagaatcccccaaaccccctcaggaacccctcaaattccccaaaatcccctcagaacctcccaaaccccctcaaGATCCATCAggacccctcaaatcccctcacgaaaccctcaaatcccctcaggaccccccaaatcccctcagaaaaccccaaatcccctcaggaccccccaaaccccctcaggaacccctcaaattccccaaaatcccctcataacctcccaaaccccctcaagatccctcaggacccctcaaatcccctcacgaaaccctcaaatcccctcaggacccccaaatcccctcagaaccccccaaaccaCCTCAAGATCCATCAggacccctcaaatcccctcacgaaaccctcaaatcccctcagaactccccaaaccccccaaggaccccctaaaatcccctcagaatctcccaaatcccctcagaacccctcaaatcccctcaggaccccccaaatcccctcagaaccacccaaatctcctcaaattcccccaaatcccctcaggaacccccaaatcccctcaaatttCCCCagatcccctcaggacccctcagttccccccttcccccccccgctcccccctCAGCATTttcccgccgccgctccccccTCACCGGCCGGGCGGGCCTTTGGCGCTCCCCGAGCAGCGCCCGCAGGCGCCGGAGGCCGCGGCCGATGGCCACGAGAGCCCGGAGCGCTGGATCGGGCCGGGAAGGACCCGGCGGGCCCCGCAGCGGGGTCCGGGCGCGGGGAGAACCGGGCGGAACCCGAGGCCACggcgggggccgggcggggaagcggccgcgggcggcggcggcggcggggcccgccgccatcttgggccgggggcggggcctaGGGCGGAGCCAATGGGAGAAGGGCGAAGGATTGAGGGAGCCAATGGCAGAGCGGAGGGGGCGGGGCTAAAAACGAGCGCGGCCAATCGCAATGAGGAAAGGGCGGGGCTACGGAGGCGGGAGACGGCgggaggagggggcggggccgcggtgAACCGGAACCAATCGGAATTCGAGGAGGGCGTGGTCAGAGCGAACCGGAGCCAATCAGAGCGCGAGGTGGGCGGGATAAATAAAGGGGCGGGGCTACGATGAACCGGAGCCAATTAAAAACGGGGTGAGAGGAGCGGAACCAATCAGCGCGGAAAGGGGCGGGGTTACGCTGAGCAGCGACCAATCAGAGCGCGAGAGGGGCGGGGCTACAAAGAGGGCGGGGCTAAAACGAACCGGATCCAATGGGAGAAGAGCAGAGGCGGAAAAGAACCAATCAGAACGCGCAGAGGGCGGGGCTTAACACGGGGGGCGTGACTAAACCCGAATCAACCAATCAGAGCGCGGTAAATTGGGAAGGGGCGTGGCCAAAGTGGGCGTGGCCGCtttgtgggcgtggcttgggtgggggaggggcccaaaattccccttttaaaaaaatcccaaaaattttggggattccccaaattcccggaaattcccaaaaatcccaacccgggggggtcccggagccttttgggggaaattttgggaggattttggtgaattttgggattcaAGATCATTTTTcgttgaattttggggaattttgggattccagctcatttttgggtgaattttggggttccaaatCATTTTTagttgaattttggggaattttggggttccaaatCTTTTTTGGGTcgattttgggaggattttggaaaattttggggttccagatcatttttgggtgaattttgggataattttgggagatttcgggtgaattttggggttccaaatcatttttgggtgaattttgggaggattttggtgaattttgggattccagctcatttttgggtcaattttgggaaATTTCGGGTGAATATTGGGGTTCCAGCCCCTTTTTCGGTGaattttgggaaggatttggataaattttgggattccagatCATTTTTCGTTgaattttggtgaattttggggttcccagatcATTTTTAGttgaattttggagaattttggggttccagatCATTTatgggtgaattttgggaagatttcggatcaattttggggttcccagatcatttttgggtgaattttgggtgaattttgggagattttggatAAAATTTGAGGTCTCAGCTcttttttgggtgaattttgggaagatttcGGAAAATTTTGGGGTTCAAGATCATTTTTAGGTGAATTTTCAGGTTCCAAATCTtttttgggtccattttgggaggattttggaaaattttggggttccagatcatttttgggtgaattttggggttccaaaccctttttgggtccattttgggaggattttgttgaattt is a window encoding:
- the LOC131574001 gene encoding uncharacterized protein LOC131574001, translating into MAAGPAAAAARGRFPARPPPWPRVPPGSPRARTPLRGPPGPSRPDPALRALVAIGRGLRRLRALLGERQRPARPEEFRGFLPEELEMPLPPRRSRRGSRLPPGSSPSPPRAGGVASSSSSSSSPRPPRLKLRPLRFRGGVWSRGRGRGGGRGSRQVVMPLVSSRSARPIRRPRRFSDTPTPEVTPGDPREGVGNPRETPRGAGDTPSAPSNPKTPPSNPKIPPSAPSNPQTLPSNAQGPPSNPKTPPSNPKSPPSNPQIPPSAPSNPQTLPSNAQGPPSNPKSPPSNPKTPPSNPKAPPSNPSSPPSAPSNAQGPPSNPKAPPTPPSNPQTPPSNLRIPPSAPSNPKILLSNPQTLPSNPKAPPSNTQGPPSAPSNPKILPSNPQTPASIPKTSPSAPSNPQTPPSNPQGPPSNPKTLPSNPQAPPSAPSAPPSAPLTTPTAPEAPPSAPSIPQAPPSIPQSPPSAPSIPQSPPSLPSPRRAILRAPTFRWAGGGDVIGVGGDVIRVGGDVIRVGGELLRPARVVLGRAGDVIAGARRDVIAGARRDVIAGACRDVIDPRRDVIKPTCDVIKPPRDVIEASSSRDVIKPSSDVIEPSCDVIKPPCDVIKLPRDVIKPPRDIIEPLCDVIESSRDVIKPTCDVIEPPCDVIKPPCDVIESSRDVIKPTCDVAGSSRDVIELPCDVIKPSCDAIGPSCDVIKPSGDVIKPSRDVIEPSHDVIESSCDVIKPTRDVIRPSCDVTESSTGVGPACDVIKPSCDVIKPSCDVIKPSCDVIKPSCDVIKPSCDVIKPSCDVIKPSCDVIKPSCDVIKPSRDVTESSRDVTGGGGDALNGTCDVIGRRADVTGPGPAPLGDPRVTLRLLQVTLADPGVTPPGPAHFRPRPLLLRAPLFTPGPAHLRLYQSLSSLPAGSPALPLPVQATPTSGLNHLALPAHFRVGAGSDVTATGSDVTATGSDVAATGSAGGERGEAAAGGSDVTAGVDDVTAGFDDVTGRVFDLLSRARLQLGRIDRRQRVGSEEPEEPPEEPGEPRGPPGSNTSAGEPRPRAGHAPGRLRRCDKIEARKLERLGRRGRLPPRSSPWDSGDDSGDDSGDFGGGAALGGDRGDPEAGESPPEPDPAPFPRPRPLQPLLQLRARRRHLQ